Proteins encoded together in one Benincasa hispida cultivar B227 chromosome 1, ASM972705v1, whole genome shotgun sequence window:
- the LOC120081627 gene encoding tyrosine--tRNA ligase, chloroplastic/mitochondrial isoform X2, whose product MAILASSSSYCYGSKAFLLSQRSFFFSTIPSKPSFSFFLKTTSRFFASSSPTSLQSSSLHSQTPSSPNVLQILEQRGLLDSITSDTLRSACLSPLKVYCGFDPTAQSLHLGNLLGLIVLSWFRRCGHTAVALIGGATARVGDPSGKSLERPELDLHTLEANTLGITNIITRILGNSGSDSSFCPNFVILNNYDWWKEFRFLDFLKEVGRFARVGSMMAKESVKRRLESEQGMSYTEFTYQLLQGYDFLHLYQNEGVSVQIGGSDQWGNITAGTELIRKRLPQADGVYGLTFPLLLKSDGTKFGKSEDGAIWLSPSMLSPYKFYQYFFSVPDADVVRFLRILTFLDIEEIQDMESQMAKPGYLPNTAQRRLAEEVTRFVHGEDGLSEALKATEALKPGAETKLDWKIIEGIAEDVPCCSLEYDQVLNLSVVDLSVTSGLLESKSAARRLLKQGGLYLNNSRVDSESKRVEAVDIVDGKVLLLSAGKKNKLRR is encoded by the exons ATGGCCAtccttgcttcttcttcttcttattgttATGGCTCCAAAGCTTTCCTTCTCTCTCAAcgctccttcttcttctccaccATTCCCTCCAAAccctctttctccttcttcctcAAAACCACTTCCCGCTTCTTcgcttcttcttctccaacttctctccaatcttcatcTCTCCACTCTCAAACCCCTTCTTCGCCCAACGTCCTCCAAATTCTCGAACAACGCGGCCTTCTCGATTCCATCACCAGCGACACTCTACGCTCCGCTTGTCTCTCCCCTCTCAAGGTCTATTGCGGCTTCGACCCCACCGCCCAAAGCTTACATTTAGGTAATCTTCTTGGTCTAATCGTTCTCTCTTGGTTCCGCCGATGTGGCCACACCGCCGTCGCTCTCATCGGCGGTGCGACTGCCCGAGTCGGCGACCCCTCGGGCAAGAGCCTCGAGCGGCCCGAACTCGATCTCCACACCTTGGAGGCTAATACTCTCGGTATTACTAATATTATCACTAGAATTTTGGGGAATTCGGGATCGGATTCTAGTTTTTGCCCTAATTTTGTGATTCTTAATAATTATGATTGGTGGAAGGAGTTTAGGTTTTTGGATTTCTTGAAAGAAGTGGGTCGGTTTGCGAGAGTGGGATCGATGATGGCTAAAGAGAGTGTTAAGAGGAGATTGGAATCAGAGCAAGGAATGAGCTATACTGAGTTCACTTATCAGCTCTTGCAGGGATATGATTTTCTTCATCTGTATCAAAACGAGGGAGTTTCTGTTCAGATTGGAGGTAGTGATCAATGGGGGAATATCACTGCAGGGACAGAGCTTATTAGGAAACGTTTGCCTCAAGCTGATGGTGTTTATGGTTTAACATTTCCTCTTCTTTTGAAGAGTGATGGGACAAAATTTGGTAAATCCGAAGACGGCGCTATTTGGCTTTCACCGTCGATGTTATCCCCATACAAGTTCTATCAGTATTTCTTCAGTGTCCCTGATGCTGATGTGGTGAGATTTCTCAGAATTCTCACATTTTTGGATATTGAGGAGATTCAGGACATGGAAAGCCAAATGGCGAAACCTGGGTATTTGCCGAACACGGCACAGAGGCGGCTGGCCGAAGAAGTTACTCGATTTGTTCATGGAGAAGATGGTTTGAGTGAGGCCCTTAAGGCCACTGAAGCATTGAAACCAGGAGCAGAGACAAAGTTGGATTGGAAGATTATTGAAGGGATTGCTGAGGATGTTCCATGCTGCTCATTGGAATATGATCAAGTGTTGAATCTTTCGGTTGTTGATCTTTCAGTTACGTCTGGTTTGCTCGAAAGCAAGTCGGCTGCCCGTCGTTTGCTGAAGCAAGGGGGACTTTATTTGAATAATAGCAGAGTGGATTCTGAGAGTAAAAGAGTTGAAGCGGTAGACATTGTTGATGGAAAAGTTCTACTTTTATCCGCAGGAAAGAAGAACAAG CTGAGGAGGTAA
- the LOC120081627 gene encoding tyrosine--tRNA ligase, chloroplastic/mitochondrial isoform X1 has translation MAILASSSSYCYGSKAFLLSQRSFFFSTIPSKPSFSFFLKTTSRFFASSSPTSLQSSSLHSQTPSSPNVLQILEQRGLLDSITSDTLRSACLSPLKVYCGFDPTAQSLHLGNLLGLIVLSWFRRCGHTAVALIGGATARVGDPSGKSLERPELDLHTLEANTLGITNIITRILGNSGSDSSFCPNFVILNNYDWWKEFRFLDFLKEVGRFARVGSMMAKESVKRRLESEQGMSYTEFTYQLLQGYDFLHLYQNEGVSVQIGGSDQWGNITAGTELIRKRLPQADGVYGLTFPLLLKSDGTKFGKSEDGAIWLSPSMLSPYKFYQYFFSVPDADVVRFLRILTFLDIEEIQDMESQMAKPGYLPNTAQRRLAEEVTRFVHGEDGLSEALKATEALKPGAETKLDWKIIEGIAEDVPCCSLEYDQVLNLSVVDLSVTSGLLESKSAARRLLKQGGLYLNNSRVDSESKRVEAVDIVDGKVLLLSAGKKNKVVVRIS, from the coding sequence ATGGCCAtccttgcttcttcttcttcttattgttATGGCTCCAAAGCTTTCCTTCTCTCTCAAcgctccttcttcttctccaccATTCCCTCCAAAccctctttctccttcttcctcAAAACCACTTCCCGCTTCTTcgcttcttcttctccaacttctctccaatcttcatcTCTCCACTCTCAAACCCCTTCTTCGCCCAACGTCCTCCAAATTCTCGAACAACGCGGCCTTCTCGATTCCATCACCAGCGACACTCTACGCTCCGCTTGTCTCTCCCCTCTCAAGGTCTATTGCGGCTTCGACCCCACCGCCCAAAGCTTACATTTAGGTAATCTTCTTGGTCTAATCGTTCTCTCTTGGTTCCGCCGATGTGGCCACACCGCCGTCGCTCTCATCGGCGGTGCGACTGCCCGAGTCGGCGACCCCTCGGGCAAGAGCCTCGAGCGGCCCGAACTCGATCTCCACACCTTGGAGGCTAATACTCTCGGTATTACTAATATTATCACTAGAATTTTGGGGAATTCGGGATCGGATTCTAGTTTTTGCCCTAATTTTGTGATTCTTAATAATTATGATTGGTGGAAGGAGTTTAGGTTTTTGGATTTCTTGAAAGAAGTGGGTCGGTTTGCGAGAGTGGGATCGATGATGGCTAAAGAGAGTGTTAAGAGGAGATTGGAATCAGAGCAAGGAATGAGCTATACTGAGTTCACTTATCAGCTCTTGCAGGGATATGATTTTCTTCATCTGTATCAAAACGAGGGAGTTTCTGTTCAGATTGGAGGTAGTGATCAATGGGGGAATATCACTGCAGGGACAGAGCTTATTAGGAAACGTTTGCCTCAAGCTGATGGTGTTTATGGTTTAACATTTCCTCTTCTTTTGAAGAGTGATGGGACAAAATTTGGTAAATCCGAAGACGGCGCTATTTGGCTTTCACCGTCGATGTTATCCCCATACAAGTTCTATCAGTATTTCTTCAGTGTCCCTGATGCTGATGTGGTGAGATTTCTCAGAATTCTCACATTTTTGGATATTGAGGAGATTCAGGACATGGAAAGCCAAATGGCGAAACCTGGGTATTTGCCGAACACGGCACAGAGGCGGCTGGCCGAAGAAGTTACTCGATTTGTTCATGGAGAAGATGGTTTGAGTGAGGCCCTTAAGGCCACTGAAGCATTGAAACCAGGAGCAGAGACAAAGTTGGATTGGAAGATTATTGAAGGGATTGCTGAGGATGTTCCATGCTGCTCATTGGAATATGATCAAGTGTTGAATCTTTCGGTTGTTGATCTTTCAGTTACGTCTGGTTTGCTCGAAAGCAAGTCGGCTGCCCGTCGTTTGCTGAAGCAAGGGGGACTTTATTTGAATAATAGCAGAGTGGATTCTGAGAGTAAAAGAGTTGAAGCGGTAGACATTGTTGATGGAAAAGTTCTACTTTTATCCGCAGGAAAGAAGAACAAGGTGGTTGTAAGGATATCATAA